One segment of Paenibacillus rhizovicinus DNA contains the following:
- a CDS encoding GNAT family N-acetyltransferase has product MLKAAVIRQALPADWFELGELQARSYHDAYRRLLPNDFLSKVTAENRQAGCRERLRDNQEYTAMLLVDNRAAGYISLGLPIDARSEDGEITALYLLREYWGHKLGTRLMGWGMERLRERGCTTAGLWVLEKNAGARRFYERRGFRPDGQQRVVMRGDAFVQLRYEKEIEA; this is encoded by the coding sequence GTGTTGAAAGCGGCTGTAATCCGGCAGGCGCTGCCGGCCGATTGGTTCGAACTCGGCGAGCTGCAGGCAAGAAGCTATCACGATGCCTACCGCAGACTGCTGCCGAATGATTTCTTGAGCAAAGTGACCGCGGAGAACCGGCAAGCCGGTTGCCGGGAGCGGCTGAGAGACAATCAGGAGTATACCGCGATGCTGCTCGTCGACAATAGGGCGGCAGGATACATAAGTCTGGGATTGCCAATCGATGCGCGGAGCGAAGACGGTGAAATCACCGCTTTGTATTTGCTGCGCGAATACTGGGGACACAAGTTAGGGACGAGGCTGATGGGTTGGGGAATGGAGCGGCTGCGGGAGCGGGGCTGTACGACGGCCGGCTTGTGGGTGCTGGAGAAGAACGCGGGGGCGAGGCGTTTCTACGAACGGCGGGGCTTTCGGCCAGACGGCCAACAGCGCGTCGTTATGCGGGGGGATGCTTTTGTCCAGCTGAGGTACGAGAAGGAGATTGAAGCATGA
- a CDS encoding ABC transporter ATP-binding protein, whose translation MNGQASPGTIISFRGVTKQYEGDDAVLKNVSFEIERGKFYTLLGPSGCGKTTILRLIAGFTEPTKGEIYFDGKLINHVPANKRQVNTVFQDYALFPHLNVFENIAFGLRIKKMKQADIKEKVLEALRFVNLAGYENREITEMSGGQRQRVAIARAIVNRPEIILLDEPLSALDLKLRTEMQVELRDLQRRLGITFIFVTHDQEEALAMSDEIFVLNEGKIQQSGTPTDIYDEPINRFVADFIGESNIVAGRMTADFLVEFAGKTFTCVDQGLQPNEPVDIVIRPEDLEITRAGEAKLQVRVEAQLFRGVHYEIQCADEAGNRWLVHSTRKAEVGEAIGLTFDPEAIHVMRFNETEEEFDKRLEAYA comes from the coding sequence ATGAACGGACAAGCGAGCCCGGGGACGATCATCTCTTTCCGGGGCGTCACGAAACAGTACGAAGGAGACGACGCCGTACTGAAGAACGTCAGCTTCGAGATCGAACGAGGCAAATTTTACACGCTGCTGGGACCTTCCGGCTGCGGCAAAACGACGATATTGCGCCTTATCGCGGGCTTTACGGAACCGACGAAGGGCGAGATTTATTTTGACGGCAAGCTGATCAACCACGTGCCCGCGAACAAGCGTCAAGTGAATACGGTGTTTCAGGACTACGCCCTGTTCCCGCATTTGAACGTGTTCGAGAACATCGCGTTCGGCCTGCGCATCAAGAAGATGAAACAGGCGGACATCAAGGAGAAGGTGCTGGAGGCGCTCCGTTTCGTCAACCTCGCCGGCTACGAGAACCGGGAGATCACGGAGATGTCCGGCGGCCAGCGGCAGCGCGTCGCGATCGCCCGGGCCATCGTGAACCGTCCGGAAATCATTCTGCTCGACGAGCCGTTGTCGGCGCTCGATCTGAAGCTTCGCACCGAGATGCAGGTGGAACTGCGCGATTTGCAGCGGCGTCTGGGCATTACGTTTATTTTCGTGACACACGACCAGGAGGAAGCGCTCGCGATGTCGGATGAAATCTTCGTGCTGAACGAGGGCAAAATCCAGCAAAGCGGCACGCCGACGGACATTTACGACGAGCCGATCAACCGTTTCGTGGCTGATTTCATCGGAGAGTCTAATATCGTGGCCGGCCGGATGACGGCGGACTTCCTGGTTGAATTCGCGGGCAAAACGTTTACGTGCGTCGACCAAGGGCTGCAGCCGAACGAACCGGTCGATATCGTCATTCGTCCCGAGGATCTCGAGATCACGCGCGCGGGCGAAGCGAAGCTGCAGGTGCGCGTCGAAGCGCAGCTGTTCCGCGGCGTTCACTATGAGATCCAATGCGCCGACGAGGCGGGCAACCGCTGGCTCGTGCACTCCACGCGCAAGGCGGAGGTCGGCGAAGCGATCGGCCTGACGTTCGACCCCGAAGCCATTCACGTCATGCGGTTTAACGAGACGGAAGAAGAGTTCGACAAGCGGCTGGAGGCGTACGCATGA
- a CDS encoding ABC transporter permease — protein MRPAAEALAQNRSLPRSRNLYLVPYMLWMVLFVFAPILLIVYDSLFDVEGAFTFSNYVHFFTPVYMKMTFSSFWYAFLITAFSLLVGYPAAYLLTKTKHKQLWLLLIILPSWINLLLKTYAFIGLFGTYGAANAILKTIGIGQQQILFTDFSFIFVSVYIFIPFMILPVFNALEEMNPSLIDASRDLGASPWTTFRRVIFPLTINGVKSGCQAVFIPALSLFMITRLIAGSRIITLGTAIEQHFLVTQDWGMGATIAVFLILAMAIIMVLTGTRGRTRR, from the coding sequence ATGAGGCCGGCTGCGGAAGCGCTGGCGCAGAACCGTTCGCTGCCCCGTTCGCGCAATCTCTATCTCGTGCCCTATATGCTCTGGATGGTGCTGTTCGTCTTCGCGCCGATCCTCTTGATCGTATACGATTCGCTGTTCGACGTGGAGGGCGCCTTCACGTTCTCGAACTATGTGCATTTCTTCACGCCCGTCTATATGAAAATGACGTTCAGCTCGTTCTGGTACGCCTTCCTCATTACGGCCTTCTCGCTGCTGGTCGGTTATCCGGCGGCATACCTGCTGACGAAGACGAAGCATAAGCAGCTATGGCTGCTCCTGATTATTCTGCCGAGCTGGATTAACCTGCTGCTGAAGACGTATGCGTTTATCGGATTGTTCGGCACCTACGGCGCGGCCAATGCCATTCTGAAGACAATCGGCATCGGGCAGCAGCAAATTTTGTTTACGGATTTCAGTTTTATTTTCGTATCGGTGTACATCTTCATCCCGTTCATGATTCTGCCGGTGTTCAATGCGCTGGAGGAAATGAACCCGTCGCTCATCGACGCCTCGCGCGACCTGGGCGCTTCGCCATGGACGACGTTCCGCCGCGTCATCTTCCCGCTGACGATCAACGGCGTGAAGTCCGGCTGCCAGGCGGTATTCATCCCGGCGCTGTCGCTCTTCATGATTACGCGGCTCATCGCGGGAAGCCGCATCATTACGCTAGGCACGGCGATCGAGCAGCATTTTCTCGTTACGCAGGACTGGGGCATGGGCGCGACGATCGCGGTGTTCCTCATTCTCGCGATGGCGATTATTATGGTGCTTACCGGTACGCGCGGCCGGACAAGGAGGTGA
- a CDS encoding SRPBCC family protein has product MGEGPGIKEKSRTAKVWLGIACGNGLAVILLLLSMLALKWQENFNGVYIFADFIVVPIVIGIVNAYVLRGEKVGAPKYMLYGLYNLLVVNLGAALLLREGYICLLILSPLIYFFIMMGMLIGWGMFRKVDHRVNISILAGLGVLLVANLVTASPGGSTLVSDTVVIDASPDEVWKHVVAFDPITEKPEYWLFRIGLPSPVQSTAEGDFVGAWRKCIFSNGIVFDERIAELEPGVKLTFDITKQPDDPEIMGHLDLQKGQFILKDNGDGTTTLIGNSWYDLKVKPPLYFNVWAKSIVRNVHLEVMQHIKTLSEAA; this is encoded by the coding sequence ATGGGAGAAGGACCAGGCATCAAGGAGAAGAGCCGGACGGCGAAAGTTTGGCTCGGTATTGCCTGCGGGAACGGGCTCGCCGTCATTCTGTTGCTGCTCAGCATGCTTGCGTTAAAGTGGCAGGAGAATTTTAACGGGGTCTACATCTTTGCGGATTTCATCGTTGTGCCGATCGTCATCGGCATCGTCAATGCTTATGTGCTGCGGGGCGAGAAAGTAGGCGCGCCGAAGTATATGCTGTACGGATTGTACAACCTGCTTGTCGTGAATCTGGGAGCGGCTTTGCTCTTGAGGGAAGGGTATATTTGCTTACTCATTCTCTCGCCGCTGATTTACTTCTTCATCATGATGGGGATGTTGATCGGCTGGGGCATGTTCAGAAAGGTCGACCATCGGGTCAATATTTCGATTCTGGCAGGATTGGGCGTGCTCTTGGTTGCTAACCTCGTCACCGCTTCGCCTGGCGGCAGCACGCTTGTCAGCGACACCGTCGTCATCGACGCCAGTCCGGATGAAGTATGGAAGCATGTCGTTGCCTTCGATCCGATTACGGAGAAGCCGGAATATTGGCTGTTTCGGATCGGCCTTCCGAGCCCGGTACAGTCGACGGCGGAGGGCGATTTCGTCGGGGCATGGCGCAAATGCATCTTCTCGAACGGCATCGTATTCGACGAGCGGATCGCGGAGCTGGAGCCGGGGGTTAAGCTGACCTTCGACATTACGAAGCAGCCGGACGATCCGGAAATCATGGGGCATCTGGATCTGCAGAAGGGGCAGTTCATCCTGAAGGACAACGGCGACGGCACGACGACGCTGATCGGCAACAGCTGGTACGACTTGAAAGTGAAGCCGCCGCTGTACTTCAACGTGTGGGCGAAGAGCATCGTGCGCAACGTGCATTTGGAAGTGATGCAGCATATCAAGACGCTATCGGAAGCGGCGTGA
- a CDS encoding ABC transporter substrate-binding protein, whose protein sequence is MNQLLRMLLLVVILGFALMYGASALNSSEGFSGANTLTIYNWGDYIDPDLISEFEKESGIKVIYQTFDSNEAMMTKIEQGGTTFDISVPSEYAISKMKEENLLLPIDKSKLPNLKYINPRFMNLSFDPNNEYSIPYFWGTVGIVYNSEMLGGRTFKSWNDLWDPSLRNQILLVDGAREVIGFGLNSLHYSLNDTNEDHLQEAKAKLNKLTPNVKAIVGDEIKMLLANEEAAVGVVWSGDASEIMDANDKLDYVVPEEGSNLWFDNMVIPKTAKNVEGAHKFINFMLDPKHAAQNAEYVGYATPNAKALEYLPEDISGDKRFYPAPELTSKLEVYKNLGKKMLAHYNELFLEFKMHRK, encoded by the coding sequence ATGAACCAGCTGCTGCGTATGCTGCTCCTTGTCGTCATCCTCGGATTTGCCCTAATGTACGGCGCTTCCGCGCTGAATTCGTCCGAGGGCTTCTCCGGCGCGAACACGCTGACGATTTATAACTGGGGCGATTACATCGACCCGGATCTGATATCGGAATTCGAGAAAGAATCCGGCATCAAGGTCATTTACCAAACCTTCGATTCCAACGAGGCGATGATGACGAAGATCGAACAAGGCGGCACGACGTTCGACATCAGCGTGCCTTCCGAATATGCGATCAGCAAAATGAAGGAAGAAAACCTGCTGCTGCCGATCGACAAGTCTAAGCTGCCGAATTTGAAATATATTAATCCGAGGTTCATGAACCTCTCATTCGACCCGAATAACGAATATTCCATTCCGTATTTCTGGGGAACAGTCGGTATCGTGTACAACTCGGAGATGCTCGGAGGCCGCACGTTCAAGAGCTGGAACGATCTGTGGGACCCGAGCCTGCGCAATCAGATTCTGCTCGTCGACGGCGCGCGCGAGGTTATCGGGTTCGGCTTGAACAGCCTGCATTATTCGCTCAACGATACGAACGAGGACCATCTGCAGGAAGCGAAGGCGAAGTTGAACAAGCTGACGCCGAACGTGAAGGCGATCGTCGGCGACGAGATCAAGATGCTGCTGGCGAACGAAGAAGCGGCGGTCGGCGTCGTCTGGTCCGGCGACGCGTCGGAGATCATGGACGCCAACGACAAGCTGGATTACGTCGTGCCGGAGGAAGGCTCGAACCTGTGGTTCGACAACATGGTCATTCCGAAGACGGCGAAGAACGTCGAGGGCGCGCACAAGTTCATCAACTTCATGCTCGATCCGAAGCATGCCGCGCAGAACGCCGAATACGTCGGCTACGCCACGCCGAACGCGAAGGCGCTCGAATACTTGCCGGAGGATATCTCGGGGGATAAACGGTTCTATCCGGCCCCGGAGCTGACGTCGAAGCTTGAAGTGTACAAGAATTTGGGTAAAAAGATGCTGGCTCACTATAACGAACTGTTCTTGGAGTTCAAGATGCACCGGAAGTAA
- a CDS encoding ABC transporter permease, whose product MSSKFKVSHLYLWLVFIILYAPILYLAYYSFNSGETMHGFEGFTWHWYREVFADTRLLIILMNTIVIALFSSVISTILGVIGAIAIHRLRKLQNQNALLSLNNVLIVSPDVIIGASFLILFTMLGIKLGFASVLISHIAFSVPIVVIMVLPKLKEMSPTLLDAARDLGATEWDVLGKVVLPFIKSGIFAGFFMALTYSLDDFAVTFFVTGNGFTTLSVEIYSRARQGVSLSINALSTLIFLFTLALVVGYYMISRRGQNNSAGRKGRAVDWKVPNE is encoded by the coding sequence ATGAGTTCCAAGTTTAAAGTATCGCATTTATATCTGTGGCTCGTGTTCATCATCCTGTATGCGCCGATTCTGTACCTTGCGTACTACTCGTTCAACAGCGGCGAGACGATGCACGGTTTCGAGGGCTTCACCTGGCATTGGTACCGGGAGGTGTTCGCGGATACGAGGCTCCTGATCATCCTGATGAATACGATCGTCATTGCGCTCTTCTCTTCGGTGATCTCGACGATTCTCGGCGTGATCGGCGCGATTGCGATCCATCGGCTGCGGAAGCTGCAAAATCAGAATGCGCTGCTGTCGCTCAACAACGTGCTGATCGTCAGCCCGGACGTCATCATCGGCGCTTCGTTCCTTATTCTGTTCACGATGCTCGGCATCAAGCTCGGCTTCGCGTCCGTGCTCATCTCGCATATCGCGTTCAGCGTGCCGATCGTCGTTATCATGGTGCTGCCCAAGCTAAAGGAAATGAGCCCGACGCTGCTGGATGCCGCGCGCGATCTTGGGGCGACGGAATGGGACGTGCTAGGGAAAGTCGTGCTGCCGTTTATCAAATCCGGCATTTTCGCAGGATTCTTCATGGCGCTGACGTACTCGCTGGACGATTTCGCAGTCACGTTCTTCGTCACGGGGAATGGTTTTACGACGCTTTCCGTCGAGATCTATTCCAGAGCTAGACAGGGCGTATCCTTGTCGATCAATGCGCTGTCGACGCTGATCTTCCTGTTCACGCTGGCGCTTGTCGTCGGGTATTATATGATCAGCCGCCGCGGTCAGAATAACAGCGCGGGACGTAAAGGCCGGGCCGTAGATTGGAAGGTGCCGAACGAATGA